A window of the Cystobacter fuscus genome harbors these coding sequences:
- a CDS encoding L,D-transpeptidase family protein, whose product MPTDSAGSSTPPAAAPAAGAGGQAPLLNARFAPVPELAGVLAGQPPLGKGSKGAGVRAVQQALLDMGFSVPGGGADGIFGAQSAKAVRNFQVHARSAHSGVQPTGTVDTATLRALDALAPAPGQRGQTQHLPPPQYKGTPVRVVVVKDEHRTFLFDVQGRLQSIFGNAVGTGTTRTDSGLKKVTGKLNEAQSIDLGKKLWGGPVFGPRIIDLSWADGSRSGEELHGTSAPAQLGEDVSHGCVRHDNADIIVLSDALKVGDMVAVVDSITDSNLGTPPAAPPDLSGAVASRK is encoded by the coding sequence ATGCCCACGGATTCCGCTGGTTCCTCGACGCCCCCCGCCGCCGCGCCCGCCGCCGGTGCGGGCGGTCAGGCCCCCTTGCTCAACGCGCGCTTCGCCCCCGTGCCGGAGCTGGCGGGGGTGCTCGCCGGCCAGCCTCCGCTCGGGAAGGGCTCGAAGGGGGCGGGCGTGCGCGCCGTGCAGCAGGCCCTGCTCGACATGGGCTTCAGCGTCCCCGGGGGCGGCGCGGATGGCATCTTCGGCGCGCAGTCGGCCAAGGCCGTGCGCAACTTCCAGGTGCATGCCCGCTCGGCCCATTCCGGGGTGCAGCCCACCGGCACCGTGGACACCGCCACCCTGCGCGCCCTCGATGCGCTCGCCCCGGCGCCGGGACAGCGCGGCCAGACGCAGCATCTGCCCCCGCCCCAGTACAAGGGCACGCCCGTGCGCGTGGTGGTGGTGAAGGACGAGCACCGCACCTTCCTCTTCGACGTCCAGGGCCGGCTCCAGTCCATCTTCGGCAACGCCGTGGGCACGGGCACCACCCGGACCGACTCCGGCCTGAAGAAGGTGACGGGCAAGCTCAACGAGGCCCAGTCGATCGATCTCGGCAAGAAGCTGTGGGGTGGCCCCGTCTTCGGGCCGCGCATCATCGATCTCTCGTGGGCCGATGGCTCCCGCTCGGGCGAGGAGCTGCATGGCACCAGCGCTCCCGCCCAGCTCGGGGAGGATGTCTCGCACGGGTGCGTTCGCCACGACAACGCCGACATCATCGTCCTCTCCGACGCCCTGAAGGTCGGCGACATGGTGGCCGTGGTCGACAGCATCACCGATTCGAACCTGGGAACCCCGCCTGCTGCTCCGCCCGACCTCTCGGGAGCGGTGGCCTCACGCAAGTAG
- a CDS encoding CHAT domain-containing protein: MPAAAHQRALAEACARAGYDFDPRRDVLPQVSLASLERALREREEPLAALHLLCHGVPSEPGAYGLAWNSSWREGEPHVVDAATLRAALEPHAGRIRMVVLSACRGGDTGLPGKHLGSPARELHRAGLSAVVASRLPLSTAGSVILTRALYGELLGHHTSLEQALAEARKALRLEGARMDGASLQLYARAGDGPDLRPFIFPPYCGLRPFEPGDHRRFFGRGPLRQTLLQRMEAAAEGRFSSFLVLAGASGSGKSSLLRAGLLPALSPERWELTWVRAGETGALEVVRSARASPGKRKLLVVDPLDEAFTRLGEDERMELLCALWESSREPERGTVVLATLRMDYLGRCAEVRLGESGPRLDAVLFEGERLLLVPEMTVGELREAIEYPARRQGLRLEEGLTERLLREVERQPGALPLLAHALERLWRLREGRWLKHGAYEALGGVAGALAQELDRLYLGLDEDERHQLRRLLMELVDVRQGAAPFTCQRVEREQVRPLEERARRAFDTVLGRLVESRVLVLGGGAEGGEVSIEVAHEALLRHWLPLAEWIRDGQERRRRKLELRAAAEAWRAHGESAHAEDYLLRGRRLEDALEFQQAHPDELDERVHLFLGASWERAERLAWEERAYQERLRDFARLIVADKLRGEDPTAALLVLLEVREPEQHLAWTQTALEVLQQPLASAVLRGHRGPVRAAAISADGRWVVTASRDGTARVWRADGTGMPRVLEGHGGEVLAVAFSPDGRRVVTASADHTARVWWVEGDSGAELLAGHMGEVLAVAFSPDGRWVVTASRDGTARVWRADGTGVPVVLRGHEQGVVTAAFSPDGQRVVTASRDWTARVWHADGRGELAVLFHPGDVRAAVFSPDGERVATASVDGAVRVWCADGQEVPSVQHSDSGIVNAVAFSPEGGLVASAHADGSVCLWRADGKGEGMRLAGDTRESLSVAFSPDGRWVVTASRDGRARVRHTDGTGPTTELLGHTDEVLSASFSADGERVVTASRDGSARVWRWRAQPRALTLPRRAGTVRALAFSPRGERLATAYADGTAGVWWLSGGTEPVLLKGHGAEIRTVAFAPDGERVVTASDDGTARLWRTDGRGEPMVLHGHTGRVVTAAFSPDGERVVTASWDGTARMWRADGLGEPVVLHGHTSYLRSAAFSPDGTSVVTASDDGTARVWRTDGLGEPVVLHGHSARVVAAAFSPDGARVVTASDDGTARLWRADGLGEPVVLEGHEQAVVSAEFSPHGARVLTASLDKTVRVWSAEAVEETVVLRGHTARFDPRGTRVVTASGDGTVRVWPADGSGEPLVLTGHGEQVTVTAFSPGGDVLAIALNDGSVRVWGLGVETLRERLRQLTSASLEVRQRQRYLGERPEEAREAHARDEQARGRHTERDAGLLA; the protein is encoded by the coding sequence GTGCCCGCCGCGGCGCACCAGCGCGCCCTCGCCGAGGCCTGCGCCCGTGCCGGGTATGACTTCGATCCGCGCCGGGACGTACTCCCCCAGGTGAGCCTCGCCTCGCTCGAGCGGGCCCTGCGGGAGCGTGAGGAGCCGCTCGCCGCACTCCACCTGCTGTGTCATGGCGTCCCCTCGGAGCCCGGGGCGTACGGCCTCGCCTGGAACTCCTCGTGGAGGGAAGGAGAGCCGCACGTGGTGGACGCCGCCACGCTCCGGGCCGCGCTCGAGCCGCACGCCGGGAGGATCCGCATGGTGGTGCTGTCCGCCTGCCGTGGGGGCGACACGGGGCTCCCAGGCAAACACCTGGGCAGCCCCGCCCGCGAGCTTCACCGCGCGGGACTCTCCGCGGTGGTCGCCTCCCGGCTGCCACTGTCCACGGCGGGCTCCGTCATCCTCACCCGCGCGCTCTATGGCGAGCTGCTCGGGCACCACACCTCGCTGGAGCAGGCACTGGCCGAGGCGCGCAAGGCCCTGCGGCTCGAGGGGGCTCGAATGGATGGGGCCTCGCTCCAACTCTACGCCCGCGCGGGTGACGGGCCGGACCTGCGCCCCTTCATCTTCCCTCCGTATTGCGGCCTGCGGCCCTTCGAGCCGGGAGACCACCGGCGCTTCTTCGGCCGCGGTCCGCTCCGCCAGACACTGCTCCAGCGGATGGAGGCCGCCGCGGAGGGGCGCTTCTCCTCCTTCCTGGTCCTCGCCGGCGCCTCCGGAAGTGGCAAGTCCTCGCTGCTCCGGGCGGGGCTGCTGCCGGCGCTGTCCCCCGAGCGTTGGGAGCTCACGTGGGTGCGCGCGGGCGAGACCGGCGCGCTGGAGGTGGTGCGTTCGGCGCGAGCCTCCCCGGGCAAGCGCAAGCTCCTGGTGGTGGACCCGCTGGACGAGGCCTTCACCCGGCTGGGTGAGGACGAGCGCATGGAGCTGCTGTGTGCGCTGTGGGAGTCCTCGCGGGAGCCCGAGCGGGGCACGGTGGTGCTCGCCACGCTGCGGATGGACTACCTGGGACGCTGCGCGGAGGTGCGGCTGGGGGAGAGCGGGCCGCGGCTGGACGCGGTGCTCTTCGAGGGCGAGCGCCTGCTGCTGGTGCCGGAGATGACGGTGGGTGAGCTGCGCGAGGCCATCGAGTACCCCGCGCGGCGGCAGGGCTTGCGGCTGGAGGAAGGGCTGACGGAGCGGCTCCTGCGGGAGGTGGAGCGCCAGCCGGGAGCCCTGCCCCTGCTGGCCCATGCGCTGGAGCGGCTGTGGCGCCTGCGTGAGGGGAGATGGCTCAAGCACGGCGCCTACGAGGCCCTGGGCGGAGTGGCCGGGGCGCTCGCGCAGGAGTTGGATCGGCTGTACCTGGGGCTGGACGAGGACGAGCGACACCAGCTGCGCCGGCTCCTGATGGAGCTGGTGGACGTGCGCCAGGGCGCGGCCCCTTTCACCTGCCAGCGCGTGGAACGCGAGCAGGTGCGTCCCCTCGAGGAGCGAGCGCGCCGCGCCTTCGACACCGTGCTGGGGCGGCTCGTGGAGAGCCGGGTGCTGGTGCTCGGTGGTGGCGCGGAAGGGGGCGAGGTCTCCATCGAGGTGGCCCACGAGGCGCTGTTGCGCCACTGGCTGCCCCTGGCCGAGTGGATCCGGGATGGCCAGGAGCGCCGGCGCAGGAAGCTCGAGCTGCGCGCGGCGGCGGAGGCGTGGCGTGCCCACGGGGAGTCGGCGCACGCGGAGGACTACCTGCTGCGCGGCCGGCGGCTGGAGGACGCCCTGGAATTCCAGCAGGCCCACCCGGACGAGCTGGACGAGCGGGTGCACCTGTTCCTCGGTGCGAGCTGGGAGCGGGCGGAGCGCCTGGCGTGGGAGGAGCGCGCGTACCAGGAGCGGCTGCGGGACTTCGCCCGGCTGATCGTGGCGGACAAGCTGCGTGGGGAGGATCCCACGGCGGCCCTGCTGGTGCTGCTGGAGGTGCGCGAGCCCGAACAACACCTGGCGTGGACGCAGACGGCGCTGGAGGTGCTCCAGCAGCCGCTCGCCTCGGCGGTGCTGCGGGGCCACCGGGGGCCGGTGCGCGCGGCGGCGATCAGCGCGGATGGCCGGTGGGTGGTGACGGCGTCGCGGGACGGGACGGCGCGGGTGTGGCGCGCGGATGGCACCGGCATGCCGCGGGTGCTCGAGGGACACGGCGGAGAGGTGCTGGCCGTGGCCTTCAGCCCGGATGGGCGGCGGGTGGTGACGGCCTCGGCGGATCACACCGCCCGGGTGTGGTGGGTGGAGGGCGACTCGGGTGCGGAGCTGCTCGCGGGGCACATGGGCGAGGTGCTGGCCGTGGCCTTCAGCCCGGATGGCCGGTGGGTGGTGACGGCGTCACGGGATGGGACGGCGCGGGTGTGGCGCGCGGATGGAACAGGAGTGCCCGTGGTGCTCCGAGGCCACGAGCAGGGCGTGGTGACGGCGGCCTTCAGTCCGGATGGGCAGCGCGTGGTGACGGCGTCGCGAGACTGGACGGCGCGGGTATGGCACGCGGATGGACGGGGCGAGCTGGCCGTGCTCTTCCACCCCGGCGACGTGCGGGCCGCGGTCTTCAGCCCGGACGGGGAGCGGGTGGCCACGGCCTCGGTGGATGGAGCGGTGCGGGTGTGGTGCGCGGATGGGCAGGAGGTGCCCAGCGTGCAGCACAGCGACTCCGGCATCGTCAACGCGGTGGCCTTCAGCCCAGAAGGAGGGCTGGTGGCGAGCGCGCATGCGGATGGATCGGTTTGCCTGTGGCGGGCGGACGGCAAAGGCGAGGGGATGAGGCTCGCGGGAGACACCAGGGAGTCCCTCTCGGTGGCCTTCAGCCCGGATGGCCGATGGGTGGTGACGGCCTCTCGGGACGGCAGGGCGCGGGTGCGGCACACGGACGGGACGGGTCCGACCACGGAGCTGCTGGGGCACACGGACGAGGTGCTGTCCGCGAGCTTCAGTGCGGACGGGGAAAGGGTGGTGACGGCCTCCCGGGATGGAAGTGCGCGCGTGTGGCGCTGGCGAGCCCAGCCGCGTGCACTCACGCTGCCTCGCCGTGCGGGCACGGTGCGAGCCCTGGCCTTCAGCCCTCGCGGAGAGAGGCTCGCGACCGCGTATGCGGATGGCACGGCGGGGGTGTGGTGGCTGAGCGGTGGCACGGAGCCAGTGCTGCTCAAGGGGCATGGGGCGGAGATCCGGACGGTCGCCTTTGCTCCAGACGGAGAGCGCGTGGTGACGGCCTCGGATGATGGGACGGCCCGGCTGTGGCGCACGGACGGGCGCGGCGAGCCGATGGTGCTCCACGGCCACACGGGCCGGGTGGTGACGGCGGCCTTCAGCCCGGACGGGGAGCGCGTGGTGACGGCCTCGTGGGATGGGACGGCCCGGATGTGGCGCGCGGATGGGCTCGGCGAGCCGGTGGTGCTCCACGGGCACACGAGCTACCTCCGGAGCGCGGCCTTCAGCCCGGACGGGACGAGCGTGGTGACGGCCTCGGATGATGGGACGGCCCGGGTGTGGCGCACGGATGGGCTCGGCGAGCCGGTGGTGCTCCACGGGCACTCGGCCCGGGTGGTGGCGGCGGCCTTCAGCCCGGACGGAGCGCGGGTGGTGACGGCCTCGGATGACGGGACGGCGCGGCTATGGCGCGCGGACGGGCTCGGCGAGCCGGTGGTGCTCGAGGGGCATGAGCAGGCGGTGGTGAGCGCGGAGTTCAGCCCACACGGGGCGCGGGTGTTGACCGCCTCCCTGGACAAGACGGTGCGGGTGTGGTCCGCCGAGGCGGTGGAGGAAACGGTGGTCCTCCGAGGACACACCGCCCGGTTCGATCCCCGAGGCACGCGGGTGGTGACGGCCTCGGGGGACGGAACGGTGCGGGTGTGGCCCGCGGATGGGAGCGGCGAGCCCCTGGTGCTCACCGGTCACGGGGAGCAGGTGACGGTGACGGCCTTCAGCCCTGGGGGCGACGTGTTGGCGATTGCCCTGAACGATGGCTCCGTGCGGGTGTGGGGGCTGGGGGTGGAGACGCTGCGCGAGCGCCTGCGCCAACTGACCAGCGCGAGCCTGGAGGTACGGCAGCGCCAGCGCTACCTGGGCGAGCGCCCCGAGGAAGCGCGCGAGGCCCATGCCCGTGACGAGCAGGCGCGGGGGCGCCACACCGAGAGGGACGCCGGGCTACTTGCGTGA
- a CDS encoding tetratricopeptide repeat protein: MLFGRKTPPSRSELIVAADRARSKGKLKRAIIGYRKALELEPKDPAVLGKLAPLLARTNEDEASLKLFREAAQVHLDKGFADKALAVYTQAAETFPAQVGLWQQVSRMHLEKGRQADAVRMLLRGRFALQRKHERPQAIILLREALRLDPSLFAPRLDLARLLARQKQPAEAQALIEPMLHLTGAQLRQVRWTQLCIAPGFGNAWLWLRAALSGR; this comes from the coding sequence ATGCTCTTCGGACGGAAAACCCCCCCTTCTCGCTCGGAGCTCATCGTCGCGGCGGATCGCGCCCGCTCCAAAGGCAAACTCAAGCGGGCCATTATTGGCTACCGCAAGGCATTGGAGTTGGAGCCGAAGGATCCCGCGGTGCTCGGCAAGCTGGCGCCCCTGCTCGCCCGGACGAATGAAGACGAGGCCTCGCTCAAGCTCTTCCGGGAGGCGGCCCAGGTTCACCTGGACAAGGGCTTCGCCGACAAGGCGCTGGCCGTCTACACCCAGGCGGCGGAGACGTTCCCGGCCCAGGTGGGTCTGTGGCAGCAGGTGTCGCGGATGCACCTGGAGAAGGGGCGTCAGGCCGACGCGGTGCGGATGCTCCTGCGCGGCCGTTTCGCCCTCCAGCGCAAGCACGAGCGCCCCCAGGCCATCATCCTGCTGAGGGAAGCGCTGCGGTTGGATCCCTCGCTCTTCGCGCCCAGGTTGGATCTGGCGCGGCTGCTTGCCCGGCAGAAGCAGCCGGCCGAGGCCCAGGCGTTGATCGAGCCGATGCTGCACCTGACGGGCGCACAGCTCCGTCAGGTGCGGTGGACTCAACTGTGCATCGCTCCGGGGTTCGGCAACGCGTGGCTGTGGCTACGCGCCGCGCTGTCGGGGCGCTGA
- a CDS encoding DUF4215 domain-containing protein, which produces MNMHPKTAWTRPALVGLTLLFTSVGCQTQQEPPSATPALLTRVSQALVADGKLQPGEECDDGNTQGGDGCSATGKLEDGFLCHIPGKPCSLASLCGNGVVNSGELCDDGNTADNGNGCSATCDLSLCGNGTLDNRSYPNYAQEICDDGNRFDGDGCNRLCEVEPGQACAGSPSRCVRAGVTLFNTGVDANNRRLEGTAADPHWSYRGTTTGATTGGREGGDWPQEVQTARFMAPQGVSTCVYQDFIIPSTTTLSRFRMRVATFNDNQFDTASVNGAAFTPTVISQPGGQPWQKNIIRELGTTARWRTGLNRLELCNENEDGPPNAFRYLFVDAYDDKCGDGVISPREECDDGNSTANDGCGATCGIEPAYGCTGEPSRCARTCGNGALNPGEQCDDGNLTTGDGCDARCRVETGYACPTAGSACVQQCGDGVINPGEQCDDRNTFNSDGCSAACRVENGYECHGEPSVCGTVCGNGRMDPGELCDDGNVSLGDGCSPACTLELGYVCPTAGAPCVKSCGNGKLEQGEQCDDGNLNSGDGCATECRVEPGYACSEPQSAPSSCAETCGNGVLEANETCDDGNKSAGDGCSPGCRVDPGYSCSGTPSTCATLCGDGIVAGAEQCDHGNTKSGDGCSSTCQIEAGWTCPSPGTECTQVCGDGVPDIGEQCDDDNTQAGDGCGATCQQETGYYCSGSPSVCVTSCGDGQVAGTEACDDGNLEDGDACSPRCRLNLGQACTSSNACEGVCSPATHTCVLANVCGNGLTEQGEACDDANTASGDGCGAACAIEPGYRCQGQPSVCTSEPPDTTLVRGPPAIGPNPNAGFEFSSDDPGARFECSLDDGPYQPCEATYVVTPGQHTLRARAVDVAGNVDPTPVEHTWRVLDDNRSLAGGGCSAVPMPSVLGLLALLALRRRDQRGSAPRQRGA; this is translated from the coding sequence ATGAACATGCATCCCAAGACAGCATGGACTCGCCCGGCGCTTGTCGGGCTCACCCTCCTCTTCACCTCGGTGGGCTGCCAGACGCAGCAGGAGCCGCCCTCCGCCACCCCTGCCCTGCTCACGCGGGTCAGCCAGGCCCTCGTCGCGGACGGCAAGCTGCAGCCCGGCGAGGAGTGTGACGACGGCAACACCCAGGGCGGTGACGGCTGTAGCGCCACCGGCAAGCTGGAGGACGGCTTCCTCTGCCACATCCCCGGCAAGCCGTGTTCCCTGGCGAGCCTGTGCGGCAACGGCGTGGTCAACTCGGGCGAGCTGTGCGACGACGGCAACACCGCGGACAACGGCAACGGCTGCTCCGCGACGTGCGACCTGTCCTTGTGCGGCAATGGCACGCTCGACAACCGCTCCTACCCGAACTACGCGCAGGAGATCTGCGACGACGGCAACCGCTTCGACGGCGACGGCTGCAACCGCCTGTGCGAGGTGGAGCCGGGCCAGGCGTGCGCGGGCTCTCCGAGCCGGTGCGTGCGCGCGGGCGTGACGCTGTTCAACACGGGCGTGGACGCGAACAACCGCCGCCTGGAGGGAACCGCGGCGGATCCGCACTGGTCCTACCGGGGCACCACCACGGGCGCCACCACGGGCGGGCGCGAGGGGGGCGACTGGCCGCAGGAAGTCCAGACGGCGCGCTTCATGGCCCCGCAGGGAGTGAGCACCTGCGTGTACCAGGACTTCATCATCCCCTCGACCACCACGCTCTCGCGCTTCCGCATGCGCGTGGCGACCTTCAACGACAACCAGTTCGATACCGCGTCGGTGAACGGCGCGGCCTTCACCCCCACCGTCATCAGCCAACCGGGGGGCCAGCCCTGGCAGAAGAACATCATCCGCGAGCTGGGCACCACGGCGCGCTGGCGCACCGGGCTCAACCGGCTGGAGCTGTGCAACGAAAACGAAGACGGTCCGCCCAACGCCTTCCGCTACCTGTTCGTGGATGCGTACGACGACAAGTGTGGGGACGGAGTCATCTCTCCCCGCGAGGAGTGCGATGACGGCAACAGCACCGCCAACGACGGCTGCGGCGCCACCTGCGGCATCGAGCCGGCCTACGGCTGCACGGGCGAGCCCAGCCGGTGCGCGCGGACGTGTGGCAATGGCGCGCTCAACCCGGGCGAGCAGTGCGACGACGGCAACCTGACCACGGGCGATGGCTGTGATGCGCGCTGCCGGGTGGAGACAGGGTACGCGTGCCCGACCGCGGGCAGCGCCTGTGTCCAGCAGTGCGGAGATGGCGTCATCAACCCGGGTGAGCAGTGCGATGACCGCAACACCTTCAACTCCGATGGCTGCTCCGCCGCGTGCCGTGTGGAGAATGGCTATGAGTGCCACGGGGAGCCGTCCGTGTGCGGCACCGTGTGTGGCAATGGCCGGATGGACCCGGGCGAGCTGTGCGACGACGGCAACGTCTCCCTGGGAGATGGGTGCTCGCCGGCCTGCACCCTCGAGCTGGGCTATGTGTGCCCCACCGCGGGCGCGCCGTGCGTGAAGAGCTGTGGCAATGGCAAGCTCGAGCAGGGCGAGCAGTGCGATGACGGAAACCTGAACTCGGGGGATGGATGCGCCACCGAGTGCCGGGTGGAGCCGGGCTACGCCTGCTCCGAGCCCCAGAGCGCTCCGTCCTCGTGCGCCGAGACGTGTGGCAATGGCGTGCTGGAGGCGAACGAGACCTGCGACGATGGCAACAAGAGCGCGGGCGATGGCTGCTCGCCGGGCTGCCGCGTGGATCCGGGTTATTCCTGCAGCGGTACGCCGAGCACCTGTGCGACCCTCTGCGGTGACGGCATCGTGGCGGGCGCCGAGCAGTGCGATCACGGCAACACGAAGTCGGGCGATGGCTGCTCCAGCACGTGCCAGATCGAAGCGGGCTGGACCTGCCCCTCGCCGGGGACGGAGTGCACCCAGGTGTGCGGCGACGGCGTGCCGGACATCGGCGAGCAGTGCGATGACGACAACACCCAGGCGGGCGATGGCTGCGGTGCCACCTGCCAGCAGGAGACGGGCTACTACTGCAGCGGGTCACCCAGCGTGTGCGTCACCTCGTGCGGTGACGGCCAGGTGGCGGGCACCGAGGCGTGCGACGACGGCAACCTGGAGGACGGTGATGCATGTTCGCCCCGCTGCCGCCTGAACCTGGGCCAGGCGTGCACCTCGTCCAACGCCTGTGAGGGCGTGTGCAGCCCGGCCACCCACACCTGCGTGCTCGCCAATGTCTGCGGCAACGGCCTCACCGAGCAGGGCGAGGCGTGTGACGACGCGAACACGGCCTCGGGCGACGGCTGCGGCGCGGCGTGCGCCATCGAGCCGGGCTATCGCTGCCAGGGCCAGCCCTCCGTCTGCACCTCGGAGCCGCCCGACACCACGCTCGTCCGGGGCCCGCCCGCCATTGGCCCCAACCCCAACGCCGGGTTCGAGTTCTCCTCGGACGATCCGGGTGCCCGCTTCGAGTGCAGCCTGGATGACGGGCCCTACCAGCCCTGTGAGGCCACCTACGTCGTCACTCCGGGCCAGCACACGCTGCGCGCTCGCGCGGTGGACGTCGCGGGCAACGTGGATCCAACGCCCGTCGAGCACACCTGGCGGGTGCTGGATGACAACCGCTCGCTCGCGGGTGGAGGCTGCAGCGCCGTGCCCATGCCCTCGGTGCTGGGCCTGTTGGCGTTGCTGGCCCTGCGCCGGCGCGACCAGCGCGGCTCAGCGCCCCGACAGCGCGGCGCGTAG
- a CDS encoding OmpA family protein gives MLGTWSALAQDSSIPGFELERLQLNPGARDSLVLSTGDQLRQGRYRLALTGHWELNPLVLVENGERSAVIVSDRVTGHLSGAYALHDWLELGAQVPIVGQWAGNPGSVGLSAPSSFALGTPWVQGRARLLSEANADALDLGLHLGVALPLGSAEALTRDEGFTFTPRVGLGKQLGAGWRVGADVGALVRTKTYVLTSGTSQPRDELGVELNGGVNVTGPLVKKVKGELLLRGTAPLARSPLSMEALLGVRAPVGPVELYAMGGPGFGTTVGTPAVRVLAGVAFAPEDKPVCVEGQSYPVALCPELDADGDGVKNRADQCPRDAGLEQLGGCPDKDDDGDGLPNLVDRCPQQAENVNGFEDGDGCPDEPDSDGDGITDSKDRCPQQAEDKDGFQDEDGCPDPDNDGDGVADARDACPNEAGVAANKGCPDKDRDRDSVVDRLDNCPDEPGTPENNGCKQKQRVRLETGRLDILESVYFEVNKDVIDRRSYKLLDDVASILREHPEIERMRVEGHSDNQGDAQYNTELSQRRAESVVKYLEGKGIPRERLQAKGFGPAKPLADNTTKEGRAKNRRVEFHIVGDAEGVETQQGTPNSDTAR, from the coding sequence ATGCTCGGGACCTGGAGCGCACTGGCCCAGGACTCGAGCATTCCTGGATTCGAGCTCGAGCGGCTCCAACTCAACCCGGGTGCGAGAGACAGCCTGGTGCTGTCCACGGGAGATCAACTGCGGCAGGGCCGCTACCGCCTCGCGCTGACGGGGCACTGGGAACTCAACCCCCTGGTGCTGGTGGAGAACGGCGAGCGCAGCGCCGTCATCGTCAGCGACCGGGTGACGGGGCACCTGAGCGGCGCGTATGCGCTCCATGACTGGCTCGAGCTCGGCGCGCAGGTGCCCATCGTGGGCCAGTGGGCCGGAAACCCGGGCTCCGTGGGACTCTCGGCCCCCTCCTCGTTCGCGCTGGGCACCCCCTGGGTGCAGGGCCGCGCGCGGCTCCTGTCCGAGGCGAACGCGGACGCACTGGACCTTGGCCTGCACCTGGGCGTCGCGCTCCCGCTGGGCAGCGCGGAGGCCCTGACGCGGGATGAGGGCTTCACCTTCACGCCCCGAGTGGGCCTGGGCAAGCAGTTGGGCGCGGGGTGGCGCGTGGGCGCCGACGTGGGCGCGCTGGTGCGCACGAAGACGTACGTGCTCACCTCCGGGACGAGCCAGCCCCGGGATGAGCTGGGCGTGGAGCTCAACGGCGGCGTCAACGTCACCGGCCCGCTGGTGAAGAAGGTGAAGGGCGAGCTGCTCCTGCGGGGCACGGCGCCCCTGGCGCGCTCCCCCCTGTCGATGGAGGCCCTGCTCGGCGTGCGCGCCCCGGTGGGCCCCGTGGAGCTGTACGCCATGGGCGGCCCGGGCTTCGGCACCACGGTGGGCACGCCCGCCGTCCGCGTGCTCGCGGGGGTGGCCTTCGCGCCGGAGGACAAGCCCGTGTGCGTGGAGGGCCAGTCGTACCCGGTGGCGCTCTGCCCCGAGCTGGACGCGGATGGCGATGGCGTGAAGAACCGCGCGGACCAGTGCCCCCGGGACGCGGGCCTCGAGCAGTTGGGTGGCTGCCCGGACAAGGACGACGATGGCGATGGTCTGCCCAACCTGGTGGATCGCTGCCCCCAGCAGGCGGAGAACGTCAACGGCTTCGAGGACGGCGACGGCTGCCCGGACGAGCCGGACTCGGACGGTGACGGCATCACCGACTCGAAGGATCGCTGCCCCCAGCAGGCCGAGGACAAGGACGGCTTCCAGGACGAGGACGGCTGCCCGGATCCCGACAACGACGGGGACGGCGTGGCCGACGCACGGGACGCCTGCCCGAACGAGGCCGGAGTGGCGGCGAACAAGGGCTGCCCGGACAAGGATCGCGATAGGGACAGCGTCGTCGACCGGCTGGACAACTGCCCGGACGAGCCCGGCACCCCGGAGAACAACGGCTGCAAGCAGAAGCAGCGCGTGCGCCTGGAGACGGGACGCCTCGACATCCTCGAGTCCGTCTACTTCGAGGTGAACAAGGACGTCATCGACAGGCGCAGCTACAAGCTGCTGGATGACGTGGCCTCCATTCTCCGCGAGCACCCGGAGATCGAGCGGATGCGCGTGGAGGGCCACTCCGACAACCAGGGCGATGCGCAGTACAACACCGAGCTGTCGCAGCGCCGCGCCGAGTCCGTCGTGAAGTACCTCGAGGGCAAGGGCATCCCGCGCGAGCGGCTCCAGGCGAAGGGCTTCGGCCCGGCGAAGCCCCTCGCGGACAACACCACCAAGGAAGGCCGCGCGAAGAACCGCCGCGTGGAGTTCCACATCGTCGGCGACGCCGAGGGCGTGGAAACCCAGCAGGGCACACCCAACTCCGACACCGCCAGGTGA